The sequence below is a genomic window from Brevibacillus laterosporus.
TTTTCAGGCCTACTTTGGCGATATTGAGCTGGTACCTGAAACGTCCATGATTGGTGGATGCGAGTCATGCAATTATGTGATCGCTGATTTACAAGAGCACCTGACATAATTCTGTCAAACCTCAATCGTTTACACTGCTTGACATGTCCTATATAATGAAAACGACAATCTTTTCAAAAAGTTCTGCCAAAAGGGGGGATACATATGGATCGCATGTTTCGCGTGCTTAGCTTCTGGACACTAATGATCGCTATTATGGCCTTCTGGGGTAAATTATTCCCGATGTCATTGTTGTTCTTTGGATTGACGGCTATTTTCCTGGCCCTTGGTTATATGCGTCTTACGGAAAGAACCTATCTGAATCTTTTCTTCTGTTTTATGTTTGTTTCATTCGTGGGATTTACGTATTACACGTTCTATGGAATGCCACCAGCATCAGCAGGAGGAGAACATTCTTTCCTGCACTTATTAATGTAAAAATCATTTCTTAAGAAGCAACAAAGAGCGAACCTAAACGGATTCGCTCTTTTGTTTGCCTTTGCTACCACTCATATATCATTTTCTCTTTTTTCTCTGCGTTTTCTCCTGAATCAGCACTCGAAATAATCCGCCCAATCCGCTTGGTAAAAGCAACTGTTGAATGGCTCTATTGCGCTTCATTGCCACACTTGTAAAGGGATCGGTGTCTTGATGTGCCTGAGCCTTCTCTAAAATACCGTTAGCCAGCAAAAATTGATCCTGACGTGTAAACGACTTCGTAACAAGTCCGACCGCATCTCCACACTCCATCAATCTGCTGAAATTAACATGGGCGGTTATATCCTGCTCTCCTACCCGTTCTAAATAATTTTCATTCATCTGGTGCTGATAATAACAAGAAAGTGTTCCTTTTCTTCGACTAGGATGATAAAGGTCTTCTGCTATATCCCCGTAGTCAATACTAATTACACGTCCTCGTTCTAGCATGCTACTAAAGGCGTTCATCACCTCTGCTATCCCCGACTGCACTTCTATCCGCATTCCATCTGGTAATTCTATGGGAAGTCCTGGAATGATAGCAACGACTTCTGGCGATATTTCAGGCATATTCCATTCTTGAAAAACAATATCTTGTGATTCATCTACATGTGCTAGTTGCAAAGTTTTTGATGCTTCTGTTGTAGAAGTTGACAATATTGCTGTTGCTGTAAATCTTTCTTCTGTATCTGGTATCACTTTCGGGTCAAAACCAATTCCTATCTCATGCCACTCCCCTTGTCTTTTTTCCAATAAGTGAACAGGGAATGCGTCAAAATATTCATTTGAGAAAATAACACCCTCAAAACGTTCATTTCGCGCCGCTTCCTCTACAGAATCGTACCAAACTTTTGGAAGTAAAAAGGAATGTAGACTCTCTTGTTGCAAGCAGACATGGTACGGACTAATTTCTACCATAATCACTCTAAGTCTCGCATATAATTCAGCATCTACCTCTCTAATTCGAGTCAAAACCTGTTGCATTAAACGCCCTGTTCCTCCTCCTACTTCCATTAACACCGGGTCTATCATTTCATTCTGTCTAAAAAATAGGAGAATAGAATCAGATAACGTCTCTCCAAAGATGTTACCAACTTGGGAACTAGTATAAAAGTCCCCGTTTTTACCTACTTTGTTTTTCTGCTTCATGTAGTAACCTAATTCTTGATGATATAAACAAATTGCCATAAATTCAACAAATCGAATCATTTTTTTCTTCTGATTTTTCATTTCTTGGCATAGATATCTTCTTAGTTCGAATGTCATGTATATACACTCCCCAATCTGCAAATATGTTCGTTAAAAATGAAACAGCTTTTTTTTTTACACACAAATTGGTAAAGAACGTCTATAATGGTATAGGTATTATGCAAAAATTTAGGAGGTTTATAATGAAAACGTTTAAGACCAAGCTACCAATCTTTCTTGCTATCTTCGCTATGTTTGCCCTTATTCTTGCGGGCTGTGGGGCAAAACAGTCAGGAAAAGATGTAGCACAAGAAGCTTTCAAGAAACAAATTTCTATGAATGCTTACAGCTTTAGTGGTTCCTTGAAATTCAAAGTAGATGCAACAAACGAGCAATTAGAAAATGATCCACAAGCAAAAATGGTTCTAGATGTGTTAAAAAATTCCGAGCTTACATATCGTGGGAACCAATCTTTAGAACCTTTTCAAACAGAACTTATTCTTGATGCAAAAGTAAATATGCAAGGTGTTAATACTACTTTCTCCGTACCAATGATTATGAATCAAGATAAAATGTGGATTAAAGTTCCTGCTCTTGGTTTCCTTCCTGGTATGGAACAGTTAGAAGGT
It includes:
- a CDS encoding DUF2626 family protein — its product is MDRMFRVLSFWTLMIAIMAFWGKLFPMSLLFFGLTAIFLALGYMRLTERTYLNLFFCFMFVSFVGFTYYTFYGMPPASAGGEHSFLHLLM
- a CDS encoding SAM-dependent methyltransferase, with translation MTFELRRYLCQEMKNQKKKMIRFVEFMAICLYHQELGYYMKQKNKVGKNGDFYTSSQVGNIFGETLSDSILLFFRQNEMIDPVLMEVGGGTGRLMQQVLTRIREVDAELYARLRVIMVEISPYHVCLQQESLHSFLLPKVWYDSVEEAARNERFEGVIFSNEYFDAFPVHLLEKRQGEWHEIGIGFDPKVIPDTEERFTATAILSTSTTEASKTLQLAHVDESQDIVFQEWNMPEISPEVVAIIPGLPIELPDGMRIEVQSGIAEVMNAFSSMLERGRVISIDYGDIAEDLYHPSRRKGTLSCYYQHQMNENYLERVGEQDITAHVNFSRLMECGDAVGLVTKSFTRQDQFLLANGILEKAQAHQDTDPFTSVAMKRNRAIQQLLLPSGLGGLFRVLIQEKTQRKKRK